CCATCGGGGAGGTCTGCCCGATCGAGCGGGCCCGGATGGACAAGCGCACCGTCCTGCAGTGGGACAAGGACGCCTGCGAGGCCATGGGTCTGGTGAAGTTCGACCTGCTCGGCCTCGGCATGCTCGGCGCGCTCGACCACATGATGCAGCTGGCCGCCGAGCACACGGGAGAGTCGTGGGACCTGGCCACGATGCCCAAGGAGGAGCCGGCGGTCTACGACATGCTTTGCCGAGCCGACTCGGTTGGCGTCTTCCAGGTCGAGAGCCGTGCCCAGATCGGCACGCTGCCGCGGCTGCGGCCGCGTGAGTTCTACGACCTGGCCATCGAGATCGCGCTCATCCGGCCCGGGCCGATCCAGGGCGGCGCGGTGCACCCCTACGTCCGCCGCGCCACCGGCCAGGAGCCGGTGACCTACGAGCACCCGGACCTGGTCCCCGTCCTGGAGCGGACCCGGGGGGTCCCGCTGTTCCAGGAGCAGCTGATGGCCATGGCGGTGGCGCTCGGCGACTGCTCGCGCGACGACGCCGACCTGCTGCGCCGGGCCATGGGCTCCAAGCGCGGGGTGGAGCGGATCGAGAGCATCAAGGCGACGCTCTACGCCGGCATGGCTCGCCGCGGCCTGGTCGGCGACGCCGCGGACGCGATCTACGTCAAGATCCTGTCCTTCGCCAACTTCGGCTTCGCCGAGTCCCACGCGCTGAGCTTCGCGCTGCTGGTCTACGCGAGCTCGTGGTTCAAGCTGCACTACCCGGCCGCGTTCCTGGCCGGGCTGCTGCGCAACCAGCCCATGGGCTTCTACTCACCGCAGTCCCTGGTCGGCGACGCCCGCCGGCACGGCGTCGAGGTGCGCCGCCCGGACCTCCAGCTCTCCGGCGCCCGCGCCGGACTGGAGCTGGTGGACGGCGCCGACCAGCCCGGTCCGACCGGGTTGGACGAGTGCCGGCAGCCGCACTTCGAGCGCACCGAGTGGTCGGCCGACACCCCCGACCCGACGCTCACCCACCGCCGCGACGGCCGCCACGCGGTCCGGCTGGGCCTCGACTCGGTGCGCGGCACAGGGCTCGACGTGGCCGAGCGGATCGTGGCCGCGCGCGCCGAGCGGCCGTTCGCCGACGTCACCGACCTGTCCCGCCGCGCCGGCCTGACCTCGGTCCAGCTCGAGGCGCTGGCCACCGCCGGGGCGTTCGACTCCTTCGGTCTCGACCGGCGCCAGGCCTTGTGGGCCGCCGGGGCCGCCGAGCGCGGCGACCACCTGGCCGGCACCACCCCGGCGCCCACCCCGCCACCGCTGCCGAGCATGACCGAGGTGGAGCTCACCCTGGCCGACCTCTGGGCCACCCGGGTCTCGCCCGAGCGCCACCCCGTCGAGCACCTGCGCGAGGAGCTCGCCCGCGCCGGCATCAGGTCGGTGGCCGACCTGGCCACCGCCGAGTCCAACCGTCGCGTGCACGTGGCGGGCCTCATCACCCACCGGCAGCGGCCCGGCACCGCCCAGGGCACGACATTCCTCAACCTCGAGGACGAGACCGGCATGCTCAACGTCGTCGTCTCCGTGGGCGTGATGCGCGCCCACCGTCAGGCGGCCCGCAACAAGGTCGCGGTCGTCGTCCGCGGGATCCTCGAGCGCGAGGAGGGCGCCACGAACCTCATCGCCGATCGGGTCGAGGGCATCGACGCCGTGGTGCCCGGCGCCGGTGCCGTCCTCCAGGCCCGCGCCCAGTCCCGGGACTTCCGGTGACCGGGTCGGCCCAGGGCCCTGGCCCCGGCCGTCGCTCAGCCCCGCCGCGGGCTCAGCAGCGCGGTCAGCGGGGCGACGATCGCCATGACCGCGGCGAGGACCACCGCGGTCCAGACGAAGGCGTGCGCGGCGTCGAGCCCGAAGTAGATCGAGCCCACCACCGCCGAGCCCGAGCCCAGGCCGGCCTGCATCGTGGTGAGCAGCAGGCCGCCGCCGAGCCCGGCCAGGTGACCGTGCACCTGGCTCAGGATGACGCCCATCAGCGGCGACCAGACCAGGCCCATGCCCACGCCGACCAGGACCATCGGCCCGGCCACGTGCATCGCGCCGTACGTCGTGACGGCCGCGATGCCGTCGACCACCAGCCCGATCCAGACGAAGCCCACGGCGGTCAGCGCCGCGCCCGCGCCCAGGACGGCCACGCCGAAGCGCGGCACCAGCCGGCCCGAGGCCACCGAAGCGGCCAGGAAGCCCAGCGACATCGGCAGCAGGCTCAGCCCGATGTGCAGCGGGGTGAGGCCGTGGCTGCCGGCCATGAAGGAGTAGACGAACATGAAGCCGCCGAAGGCGACGTAGACCGGGAGGGCCACCAGCAGCCCGATGCGCACCGACCGGAACGCGAACAGCTCCGGCGGCACCAGCGGCAGCCCGCCGCGGCGCTGCACGCGCAGCGCCCACCAGACCACCGCGACCCCGCCCACCGGTACCGCGACCAGGCAGGCCCAGGTCCAGGCCGGCCAGCCCGTGGCCCGCCCCTCGGTCAACGGCAGGATCAGCAGCGTCATGGTGGCGCCCAGCAGCACCGCGCCCGGCCAGTCCAGCCGGCTGCGGGTCGGGGCCTTGGTCTCGGGCAGGTACCTCGCCACGCCGATGGCCACGAGCGCGGCCAGCGGAGCGTTGACCCAGAACACGGCCCGCCAGCCGAGGTCGGAGCCGGCCAGGCTGCCGCCGACCAGGAAGGCCAGCGACGTGGCCAGCCCGGCCGTCGCGCCGAACCACGCCAGCGCCCGCGACCGGTGGTGGCCGTCGGAGTTGGCGTGGATGCTGGCCAGCACCTGCGGCGAGAGCACGGCGGCCGACAGGCCCTGCGCGAAGCGGGCCACGACCAGCTGGTCCGGGCTCTGCGCGATCGAGCAGAGCAGGCTGGTGGCGGCGAACAGCCCGAGCCCGGTCAGCAGGAGCCGCTTGCGGCCGTAGGAGTCGCCGAGGCGGCCGCCGATGACGACGAGCGCGGCGTACACCACGCCGTACGCCGCCACGACGAGCTGCAGCGTGCCGGCCGAGGCGCCGAGCTCGGTGCCGATCTGGCGCAGCGCCACGTTCACGCTGAAGACCGACATGATCGGCACCACGACCGCGGTCAGCGCGGCGACGAGCGCGACCGGGTGCATCCGGCGCAGCTCGGGGACGTCGCCCCCGGTCGGGTCGGGAGCCACCGGGGTGCCGGCGGCACCGGCGGCAGCGGGAGCGCCGGGTGTCGCGGGCACGCCGGCAGGGAGGGTCAGGTCGTGGGTCACGCCACCAGGCTGGGGCCCGCGCGATGCTGGTGGTGAGAGTCTGCTGATGCTGGTACTGACAGCACCTGGACAACCCCCGTGGGTGAGGTGACCATGGTGCGGTGACCGTCTCCAGGCGCACCGAGCTCGCGGACTTCCTCCGCACCCGCCGCGAGCGGCTCAGCCCCGACGACGTCGGCCTGCCCGCGGGCGGTCGGCGCCGGACCCCGGGCCTGCGCCGCGAGGAGGTCGCGCTGCTCGCCGGAGTCGGCGT
This genomic window from Nocardioides anomalus contains:
- a CDS encoding error-prone DNA polymerase, whose amino-acid sequence is MGWNNPAMSWSELERRLTGLPGADDAPVSRRKRQRPVARDVAPALGAERTPYAELHCHSHYSFLNGASSPAELVEEAVRLGLHGLAITDHDGFYGAPMLAEAAAAYAGTQLRTVYGAELSLGLSGPQNGVPDPEGHHLLVLARGVEGYHRLAAAMTAAHLRGDEKGRPVYDLDELADRGRGHWVVLTGCRKGTVRGALADGGPRAAAEELDRLTGLFGLDSVVVEVSPAPGPAADETNTVLAGLAADHGLGLVAAGNVHHASPASARLASAMAAVRARRSLGDMDGWLELSGSAFLRSGAEVAQALRRWPDAVARSVELADELAFDLRKASPRLPKHRIPDGHTADSWLSELVWRGFEERYAATPHAEEARRRIEHELRVVAEKDFSGYFVIVHDIVDFARSRRILCQGRGSAASSAICYALGITAVDAVFYRLPFERFISAHRDEEPDIDVDFDSDRREEVIQWVYDTYGRHNAAQVANVISYRPRMAVRDAAKALGHSQGQQDAWSKQIDGWQGVVTGDAGDPQAHDVPAPVVALADQLMGAPRHLGIHSGGMVLTERPIGEVCPIERARMDKRTVLQWDKDACEAMGLVKFDLLGLGMLGALDHMMQLAAEHTGESWDLATMPKEEPAVYDMLCRADSVGVFQVESRAQIGTLPRLRPREFYDLAIEIALIRPGPIQGGAVHPYVRRATGQEPVTYEHPDLVPVLERTRGVPLFQEQLMAMAVALGDCSRDDADLLRRAMGSKRGVERIESIKATLYAGMARRGLVGDAADAIYVKILSFANFGFAESHALSFALLVYASSWFKLHYPAAFLAGLLRNQPMGFYSPQSLVGDARRHGVEVRRPDLQLSGARAGLELVDGADQPGPTGLDECRQPHFERTEWSADTPDPTLTHRRDGRHAVRLGLDSVRGTGLDVAERIVAARAERPFADVTDLSRRAGLTSVQLEALATAGAFDSFGLDRRQALWAAGAAERGDHLAGTTPAPTPPPLPSMTEVELTLADLWATRVSPERHPVEHLREELARAGIRSVADLATAESNRRVHVAGLITHRQRPGTAQGTTFLNLEDETGMLNVVVSVGVMRAHRQAARNKVAVVVRGILEREEGATNLIADRVEGIDAVVPGAGAVLQARAQSRDFR
- a CDS encoding MFS transporter codes for the protein MTHDLTLPAGVPATPGAPAAAGAAGTPVAPDPTGGDVPELRRMHPVALVAALTAVVVPIMSVFSVNVALRQIGTELGASAGTLQLVVAAYGVVYAALVVIGGRLGDSYGRKRLLLTGLGLFAATSLLCSIAQSPDQLVVARFAQGLSAAVLSPQVLASIHANSDGHHRSRALAWFGATAGLATSLAFLVGGSLAGSDLGWRAVFWVNAPLAALVAIGVARYLPETKAPTRSRLDWPGAVLLGATMTLLILPLTEGRATGWPAWTWACLVAVPVGGVAVVWWALRVQRRGGLPLVPPELFAFRSVRIGLLVALPVYVAFGGFMFVYSFMAGSHGLTPLHIGLSLLPMSLGFLAASVASGRLVPRFGVAVLGAGAALTAVGFVWIGLVVDGIAAVTTYGAMHVAGPMVLVGVGMGLVWSPLMGVILSQVHGHLAGLGGGLLLTTMQAGLGSGSAVVGSIYFGLDAAHAFVWTAVVLAAVMAIVAPLTALLSPRRG